The proteins below are encoded in one region of Pantoea sp. At-9b:
- a CDS encoding acyltransferase family protein, whose product MNFRADINGLRAYAVILVLLYHVGVSTISGGFLGVDIFFVISGYLMTGIIISRLQKQRFSLLGFYASRCRRIIPPLMLMCAILLLVGGFLIPPEEYKTLSGHIAASLSFISNLVYFKEAGYFDAGAVYKWLLHTWSLSVEWQFYLLLPLALMFTARYLRCQFGWVMAVGALLSFALALVVTHLHDTMAYFILPTRAWEMLAGGLVYLAPKSRLTGQRWVAFPALSGLIVSAMWIDAGTTWPGMMTLIPVLLTALIIYVTANDSPLLNNRVVQPIGKASYSIYLWHWPLWVFWHLADLPVTPVSQASLIALSLLVGGVSWALVENKAGWFSARTPVALGNAALVVLVALLIVAQQGFPARAPQSVTQISQYAKQRFAAARGCLVVNSKQSPQCTFGKGSEVNLVVLGDSHANALLSSVVASGDAASDTIVFIAQSGCPTVPDITRPGRPDCGDFVKNAITTIEEKYPKASVLIINRFSLYLHGENGRNDDTPQYTFANEDSSLSSFQQHFTRAVKKLARHRKVFIMTPVPEFDYDVIYRMTRDAMRGKPYAIQLPWEEYQSRNQDALKMLNQLVAEIPNVTLLDSAQALCDRHFCYGARDGVPLYRDSNHLSEFGNKLLGEIFAGMWRRINDVSGVIIPSPQYAAVGISRTF is encoded by the coding sequence ATGAATTTTCGCGCTGATATTAATGGGCTGCGTGCTTACGCCGTGATTTTGGTGCTGCTGTACCACGTGGGAGTCAGCACTATCAGCGGGGGTTTTCTGGGGGTAGATATTTTCTTTGTTATTTCTGGTTATTTAATGACGGGGATTATTATTTCGCGTCTGCAAAAGCAAAGGTTCTCGCTATTAGGTTTTTATGCATCCCGCTGTCGCCGCATTATTCCTCCGCTGATGCTGATGTGTGCCATTCTGCTGCTGGTTGGGGGTTTTCTGATCCCCCCCGAAGAATACAAAACCCTTTCCGGGCATATTGCCGCCAGCCTGAGTTTTATTTCTAACCTCGTGTATTTTAAAGAGGCCGGATATTTTGATGCCGGTGCGGTCTATAAATGGTTGCTGCATACCTGGTCATTAAGTGTTGAGTGGCAGTTTTATTTGCTGCTACCGCTGGCGTTGATGTTTACTGCCCGTTATCTGCGGTGTCAGTTCGGCTGGGTGATGGCGGTGGGGGCGCTGCTATCCTTCGCGTTGGCGCTGGTGGTGACGCATTTACATGACACCATGGCGTACTTTATCTTGCCCACCCGCGCATGGGAAATGCTGGCGGGTGGCCTGGTCTATCTCGCGCCTAAAAGTCGGCTAACGGGGCAACGCTGGGTAGCTTTCCCTGCTCTGTCAGGGTTGATCGTCAGCGCGATGTGGATTGATGCGGGAACCACCTGGCCGGGTATGATGACGCTGATCCCGGTACTGCTGACCGCGCTGATTATTTATGTTACCGCCAACGATAGCCCGCTACTCAATAACCGGGTGGTGCAACCTATCGGCAAAGCGTCCTATTCGATTTATCTGTGGCATTGGCCGTTGTGGGTGTTCTGGCATCTGGCGGATTTGCCCGTCACGCCGGTCAGTCAGGCATCGTTAATTGCCCTGTCGCTGCTGGTGGGCGGAGTATCCTGGGCGCTGGTAGAGAACAAAGCGGGCTGGTTTAGCGCGCGAACGCCGGTGGCATTGGGCAATGCGGCACTGGTGGTATTGGTCGCCTTGTTGATCGTCGCGCAACAGGGGTTTCCTGCTCGCGCGCCGCAGAGCGTTACTCAGATCAGTCAGTACGCAAAACAACGCTTTGCCGCGGCCCGAGGCTGTTTGGTGGTGAACAGTAAGCAGTCACCGCAGTGCACTTTCGGCAAGGGCAGTGAGGTGAATCTGGTGGTGCTGGGTGATAGCCATGCCAATGCGCTGTTGTCTTCCGTGGTTGCCAGCGGTGATGCGGCCTCTGACACGATTGTCTTTATCGCACAGTCGGGTTGCCCGACGGTGCCGGACATTACCCGGCCAGGACGACCCGATTGCGGTGACTTTGTTAAAAATGCCATCACCACGATTGAAGAGAAATATCCCAAAGCCTCAGTGCTGATCATCAACCGTTTTTCCCTGTATTTACATGGCGAAAACGGCCGCAACGACGATACCCCACAATATACTTTCGCCAATGAAGACAGTTCGCTGAGCAGCTTTCAGCAACATTTCACCCGAGCGGTGAAGAAACTCGCCAGGCATCGCAAAGTGTTTATTATGACGCCAGTGCCAGAGTTTGATTACGACGTCATTTACCGCATGACGCGTGATGCGATGCGCGGTAAACCCTATGCCATTCAGCTACCGTGGGAAGAGTATCAGTCACGTAATCAGGATGCGTTGAAGATGCTGAACCAACTGGTGGCGGAGATACCCAATGTCACGCTGCTCGATAGCGCGCAGGCGCTGTGTGATCGCCATTTCTGCTATGGCGCGCGTGACGGAGTGCCGCTGTATCGTGATAGCAATCATTTGTCGGAGTTTGGCAATAAACTACTGGGTGAGATTTTTGCCGGTATGTGGCGGAGAATTAACGATGTATCCGGGGTAATTATTCCATCGCCGCAGTATGCGGCGGTAGGAATTAGCAGGACATTTTAA
- a CDS encoding GMC family oxidoreductase: protein MSEFDADVVIIGSGALGANAAYQLAKAGKSVIMLEAGPYIPRWKVVENYRNGASKRNWCAPYPNLPWAPNSYTEGYIDAKGDEDFEYVTSYLRVAGGSTRHWASACWRLLPNDFKLKSVYGVGRDWPFEYSELEPWYLQAEREIGVVGTGEEDQSGQGRGHYPPRSAAYPLPPEAKPYMVQRMQAKLGPMGYQVVHEPHARVSRPYDGRPACAGNNNCEPICPIGAMYSGDMHVDKAVALGVKLLTEAVAWKLEKGAGNKIVALTYRKPDGKDTRLTAKVFIVAAHGLETPKLLLMNDIANSSDQVGRNLMDHTGLSLTFLADEPLWTGRGSVQHGTIANRRDEASRAQHSAIRYSLRNLVPNVDVTVPLLKQGLMGQALDEAIRDRASRIMNISTMSETLPSPTNRVVPNYDRKDSIGLPMLKVNYHLDSYVRGMRPQAYKDFANFLQAFNGEVIEAPTGWRNQYHIMGTTIMGDNRQDSVVDADCRSWDHPNLFLATTGVMPTSATVNPTLTGIALAIRMAATIASEV from the coding sequence ATGAGCGAATTTGATGCTGATGTGGTAATCATCGGCTCGGGCGCACTCGGCGCCAATGCCGCTTACCAACTGGCAAAAGCCGGTAAGTCGGTGATTATGCTGGAAGCCGGACCCTATATCCCGCGCTGGAAAGTGGTGGAGAACTACCGCAACGGTGCCAGCAAGCGTAACTGGTGCGCACCGTACCCTAATCTGCCTTGGGCACCTAACTCTTACACCGAAGGCTATATCGACGCTAAGGGTGATGAAGATTTTGAGTACGTCACCAGTTACCTGCGCGTGGCTGGAGGCAGCACCCGTCATTGGGCTTCCGCCTGCTGGCGTTTACTCCCCAATGATTTCAAGCTGAAGAGCGTTTACGGCGTGGGACGTGACTGGCCGTTTGAATACAGCGAGCTGGAACCCTGGTATCTGCAAGCCGAACGCGAAATCGGTGTGGTCGGTACTGGCGAAGAGGACCAGAGCGGTCAGGGGCGTGGTCACTATCCACCGCGTTCAGCGGCCTATCCGCTGCCGCCCGAAGCGAAGCCGTATATGGTGCAACGCATGCAGGCCAAACTTGGCCCGATGGGTTACCAGGTGGTGCATGAACCGCATGCGCGTGTCTCCCGTCCCTATGATGGTCGCCCGGCCTGTGCTGGCAATAACAACTGCGAACCGATCTGCCCGATTGGTGCGATGTACTCCGGCGATATGCATGTGGATAAAGCGGTGGCGCTGGGCGTTAAACTGCTGACCGAAGCGGTGGCCTGGAAACTCGAGAAGGGGGCTGGCAATAAAATTGTCGCACTGACTTACCGCAAACCGGATGGCAAGGATACGCGTCTCACCGCCAAAGTGTTTATCGTTGCCGCACATGGGCTGGAGACGCCGAAGCTGCTGTTGATGAATGACATCGCCAACAGTTCCGATCAGGTTGGCCGCAACCTGATGGATCACACCGGTCTGAGCCTGACGTTCCTTGCCGATGAACCGCTGTGGACCGGTCGTGGATCGGTGCAGCACGGTACCATTGCCAATCGCCGTGATGAAGCGAGCCGCGCGCAGCACTCCGCCATCCGCTATTCGCTGCGTAATCTGGTGCCCAACGTGGATGTCACGGTACCGCTACTGAAGCAAGGCCTGATGGGGCAGGCGCTGGACGAGGCCATTCGCGATCGCGCTTCACGTATTATGAACATCAGCACCATGAGTGAAACGCTCCCCAGCCCGACCAACCGCGTGGTACCCAATTACGATCGCAAAGACTCGATTGGCCTGCCCATGCTGAAGGTCAATTATCACCTCGACAGTTATGTGCGTGGCATGCGCCCACAAGCGTACAAAGACTTTGCCAACTTTTTGCAGGCCTTTAACGGCGAAGTGATTGAAGCGCCGACCGGCTGGCGTAACCAGTACCACATTATGGGCACCACCATTATGGGCGATAACCGCCAGGACTCGGTGGTGGATGCTGATTGCCGTAGCTGGGATCACCCCAACTTGTTCCTCGCCACCACCGGTGTGATGCCGACGTCGGCTACCGTAAACCCGACGCTGACCGGCATCGCTCTGGCGATCCGCATGGCAGCGACCATTGCCAGCGAGGTGTAG
- a CDS encoding RraA family protein — translation MTMRSDWPIGYFIGERGPQIDNATLEAFRQLPVPNIGDSMGRSVGALGLTAYHNDPQLVLCGPALTVKVRPGDNLMIHKAIELAQPGDVIVVDGSGDLSQALIGGLMRTSAVAKKIAGFVIDGAVRDLNEWAEGGVAVWARGNTLRGPSKDGPGEVNTTVHCAGLVVAPGDLIVADADGVLAIPHNELSVLLPRVQQHAQREEKIRASNLAGTNDPERFNAILRAKGCPL, via the coding sequence ATGACGATGCGTAGTGACTGGCCGATTGGCTATTTTATTGGCGAACGAGGCCCACAGATTGATAACGCGACGCTGGAGGCTTTCCGCCAGCTGCCGGTACCCAATATTGGCGACTCTATGGGACGCAGTGTTGGTGCGCTGGGTCTGACGGCGTATCACAACGATCCGCAGCTGGTGCTGTGTGGTCCGGCGCTGACGGTAAAAGTACGTCCGGGCGATAACCTGATGATCCACAAAGCGATCGAGCTGGCGCAACCCGGTGACGTGATCGTCGTCGATGGTTCCGGCGATCTCAGCCAGGCGTTGATTGGCGGCCTGATGCGGACCTCGGCAGTGGCGAAGAAAATCGCCGGTTTTGTCATTGACGGTGCGGTACGCGACCTGAACGAATGGGCCGAAGGCGGCGTGGCGGTATGGGCACGCGGTAATACGCTGCGTGGTCCGTCGAAGGATGGCCCGGGTGAAGTTAACACCACGGTGCACTGCGCCGGTCTGGTCGTCGCACCGGGCGACCTGATCGTGGCGGATGCCGATGGCGTGCTCGCCATTCCGCACAACGAGCTGAGCGTACTGCTGCCGCGTGTACAACAACATGCGCAGCGTGAAGAGAAGATCCGCGCCAGTAACCTGGCTGGCACCAACGATCCGGAACGCTTTAACGCGATCCTGCGCGCCAAAGGTTGCCCGTTATAA
- a CDS encoding heme-binding protein: MKLMPGVLLCSGLFCAAVQAAPSVNQISVLTHQQAQALVNKAEQIIRSHQIGGVVAVVDPFGQLISFDRLDGATLANSELAPKKAHSAAAFGVPTASFQQKIAAGNIGMLGNPAVVPLPGGEPVKLNGVVVGAIGVSTPDGNVDAEAAKGALSALSAG, from the coding sequence ATGAAATTGATGCCAGGCGTACTGCTGTGCTCCGGGTTGTTTTGTGCCGCGGTACAGGCTGCCCCATCCGTAAACCAGATCTCCGTACTGACCCATCAGCAAGCACAGGCGCTGGTGAATAAAGCGGAACAAATCATCCGCAGCCATCAGATTGGCGGCGTCGTGGCGGTGGTTGATCCCTTCGGTCAGTTGATCAGCTTTGATCGTCTTGACGGCGCAACCCTGGCAAACAGCGAGCTGGCACCAAAGAAAGCGCACTCTGCTGCCGCATTTGGTGTGCCGACCGCCAGTTTCCAGCAGAAAATTGCGGCCGGAAATATCGGGATGCTGGGTAACCCGGCAGTAGTGCCTTTGCCGGGTGGTGAGCCGGTGAAACTGAATGGGGTGGTGGTCGGCGCGATTGGCGTCAGCACGCCGGATGGCAATGTTGATGCCGAAGCCGCCAAAGGGGCGTTGTCGGCCCTGAGCGCGGGCTAG
- a CDS encoding MFS transporter has translation MLKKISLSESLPPPISWRDNFTPEEGKAFGAQLSARLERLPAARPLWLIIFALALGGWFEVYDVFLTAYVGPGMVREGIFTHGSHNFFDPSSLGAFVAAMFLGVFLGTLLIANLADRMGRRKVFIIALLVYAIASGIMAFQHHPYAIVFWRIVSGIGVGAELVTIDAYVSEFIPARLRGRSYAFVQAIQYTSIPTIAFLSWQLVPLAPFGLTGWRWVVLFGCIGAVVVWLIRMGLPESPRWLVEQGRYKEAEDIVRRLEARVAKSTGAVLPPIDMAAAKPLEHVPAVKNEMWRPPYRRRTIMLLVFNFFQSIGYYGFASWIPTLLAAKGVTFTHSLLYSFLIAFASPLGPLLAMTFADRIERKWLVSGSALAIALVGTVFSWQSQPVMLVTLGLLLSLASTCMTFSYRAYQAELFPTRFRAKAIGMVYSVSRISGMLSGFTIAWVLHEMGVGSVFMVISIAMAIVVFTIGVFGPRTLNRRLEEINT, from the coding sequence GTGCTTAAGAAAATTTCACTGAGCGAGTCGTTACCGCCACCGATCAGCTGGCGCGACAACTTCACACCAGAAGAAGGGAAAGCTTTTGGCGCGCAACTCTCCGCGCGACTGGAGCGATTGCCTGCCGCACGTCCCTTGTGGCTCATCATCTTTGCACTGGCGCTGGGCGGCTGGTTCGAAGTCTATGACGTGTTTCTTACCGCGTATGTCGGGCCAGGTATGGTGCGTGAAGGGATTTTTACTCACGGCAGTCATAACTTTTTCGATCCCAGCAGTCTCGGTGCCTTTGTCGCCGCGATGTTTCTCGGCGTATTTCTTGGCACACTGCTGATCGCCAATCTTGCCGACCGCATGGGGCGTCGCAAGGTGTTTATTATCGCGCTGCTGGTGTACGCCATTGCCAGCGGCATCATGGCATTTCAGCATCACCCTTATGCCATCGTGTTCTGGCGCATTGTTTCCGGGATTGGTGTCGGTGCGGAATTGGTGACCATTGATGCTTACGTTTCGGAGTTTATTCCGGCGCGTCTGCGTGGACGCTCCTACGCCTTTGTGCAGGCGATTCAATATACCTCGATTCCCACTATCGCCTTTTTATCCTGGCAGCTGGTGCCGTTGGCACCGTTTGGCCTGACCGGCTGGCGCTGGGTGGTGTTGTTCGGTTGCATTGGTGCGGTGGTGGTGTGGCTGATCCGTATGGGCCTGCCAGAAAGTCCACGCTGGTTGGTAGAACAGGGCCGTTACAAGGAAGCGGAAGATATTGTCCGTCGGCTTGAAGCTCGTGTGGCGAAATCGACCGGCGCGGTGTTGCCGCCGATTGATATGGCAGCGGCAAAACCGCTGGAGCACGTTCCCGCAGTGAAAAATGAAATGTGGCGTCCGCCCTATCGTCGCCGCACCATCATGTTGCTGGTGTTTAACTTCTTCCAGTCGATTGGCTATTACGGCTTTGCCAGCTGGATACCGACGTTGCTGGCAGCCAAAGGCGTAACCTTCACCCATAGCCTGCTCTATTCGTTTTTGATCGCCTTCGCCAGCCCGTTGGGGCCGCTACTGGCCATGACCTTTGCCGATCGTATTGAACGTAAATGGCTGGTGAGTGGTTCGGCGCTGGCAATTGCTCTGGTCGGCACGGTGTTTTCGTGGCAGTCGCAGCCGGTGATGCTGGTCACCCTTGGCCTGTTGCTGTCGCTCGCCAGTACCTGCATGACCTTCTCCTATCGCGCTTACCAGGCGGAGCTGTTCCCGACGCGTTTCCGTGCCAAAGCCATTGGTATGGTGTATTCCGTTAGTCGTATCAGCGGCATGCTGTCGGGCTTTACCATTGCCTGGGTGCTGCATGAGATGGGGGTGGGTTCGGTGTTTATGGTGATCTCGATTGCGATGGCGATTGTGGTGTTTACCATTGGCGTTTTCGGCCCGCGTACCCTGAATCGTCGTCTTGAAGAGATCAACACCTGA
- a CDS encoding DoxX family protein — translation MNQSKDLVSVLVRVMAVGLFFASGLDKISHYSDNLQLMADNHVPGFFLPLVILLEVGGGAAIALGFLTRFTAIFMAVFSVVAGFLFYQGYSHAHLMVWLKNISCAAAFLLLCLHGGGKWSLDHLIQRRLARR, via the coding sequence ATGAATCAGTCCAAAGATCTCGTTTCTGTCCTCGTCCGGGTCATGGCCGTTGGTCTGTTTTTTGCCTCCGGTCTCGACAAGATTTCGCACTACAGCGACAACCTCCAGCTGATGGCTGACAACCATGTGCCGGGCTTCTTCCTGCCGCTGGTGATCCTGCTGGAAGTGGGCGGTGGCGCGGCAATCGCCCTCGGTTTTCTCACCCGTTTTACCGCCATTTTCATGGCCGTGTTCTCGGTGGTTGCCGGTTTTCTGTTCTATCAAGGCTACAGCCATGCGCACCTGATGGTGTGGTTGAAAAACATCTCCTGTGCGGCCGCGTTTTTGCTGTTGTGTCTGCATGGTGGGGGCAAATGGAGCCTCGATCATCTGATTCAACGCCGCCTTGCCCGTCGCTGA
- a CDS encoding hydroxyacid dehydrogenase: protein MTYRFLVTTTSLGQGGRALLADANCTVDYLDNANDAAEVERRMSSVPYDAVISRTVELSAKAIAACPTLKIICKHGVGVTNIDVEAATQHGIPVLTTPATNAQSVAELTLALMLNCARRLPFFQQEVAAGRWTRSGDGEELQGKTLGLVGFGEIGRRVARVAQAIGMQVAFFDPALAADADVADARRCASLDELLPLADVLSLHCPVTPKTRQMINVSSLALLPKGAILINTARGELVDEVALATALQNGQLRAAALDTVAEEPLAANHPFRTLPNLMITPHIGGSTPQALDAVAQSAARQCLAWLDNQHIYLPACVNPQVLNRS from the coding sequence ATGACTTATCGCTTTCTCGTGACCACCACGAGCCTCGGCCAGGGAGGCCGTGCGTTACTCGCTGACGCAAATTGCACCGTGGATTACCTGGATAACGCGAACGATGCTGCGGAAGTGGAACGCCGCATGAGCAGCGTGCCCTATGATGCGGTGATTTCGCGCACTGTTGAGCTGAGTGCCAAAGCGATAGCCGCCTGTCCAACGCTGAAAATCATCTGCAAACATGGCGTTGGCGTGACCAATATCGATGTCGAGGCAGCCACGCAGCACGGCATTCCGGTATTAACCACGCCAGCCACTAACGCACAGTCAGTGGCTGAACTGACGCTGGCATTGATGCTCAACTGCGCGCGCCGCCTGCCGTTTTTCCAGCAGGAAGTCGCCGCCGGACGCTGGACGCGCAGCGGTGACGGTGAAGAGTTGCAAGGCAAAACGCTCGGTCTGGTGGGCTTTGGCGAAATTGGTCGCCGCGTCGCCCGCGTCGCACAGGCGATCGGGATGCAGGTGGCCTTTTTCGATCCGGCCCTTGCCGCCGATGCCGATGTGGCCGATGCCCGGCGCTGTGCATCGCTGGATGAACTGCTGCCGCTGGCGGATGTACTGAGTTTGCACTGTCCGGTCACCCCGAAAACCCGTCAGATGATCAATGTGAGCTCGCTCGCACTTTTGCCCAAAGGCGCGATTCTGATCAACACCGCCCGTGGCGAGTTGGTGGATGAAGTTGCCCTGGCAACCGCACTGCAAAATGGACAGCTGCGTGCTGCGGCACTGGACACGGTGGCGGAAGAGCCGCTGGCTGCCAATCACCCATTCCGTACTCTCCCGAACCTGATGATTACGCCGCATATTGGCGGCTCTACCCCACAAGCGCTGGACGCAGTAGCGCAAAGTGCGGCACGACAGTGCCTGGCCTGGCTCGATAATCAACACATTTACCTTCCCGCCTGCGTTAATCCGCAGGTGCTCAACCGGAGTTAA
- a CDS encoding cytochrome c → MRLNQLFSITSLLLVSSLSLAQDASPDLVKRGEYLAIAGDCSACHRNPESGKPFSGGYAIQSPMGMIYGSNITPSKSAGIGRYSLADFTAVMREGKAPGNHYLYPAMPYTAFAGLSDDDIHALYSYLMLGVPADDHPAPETHLPFPFSFRPVMAMWNLMFLDKSAVPGSDAAAGSAERGEYLVRTLAHCSTCHTPRNGMMAEQGDRFLSGGKVGSWSAPNITPDAQAGIGDWSVTEIETYLRTGALHGKAIAAGEMGTAVQNSFSKMDDSDLQAIARYLKQVPAIGGGDRKAPSVAPASTPLSAIETGMKDDINDYVSAEVMSGAQLYNGACATCHASDGRGTHDAQRFYPSLVGSSAVLSNDPANLIMTIAEGVDRNTSSGHAFMPEFRTQFSQAQLAKVANYVSTSFGNPQHTITTDDVQQTLQGESGSWLIRYAQPLTIAGAVIALVVLLWLVYILRRRRG, encoded by the coding sequence ATGCGTTTAAATCAGTTATTCAGCATCACCAGCCTGCTGCTGGTCAGCAGCCTGAGTCTGGCGCAGGACGCCTCGCCGGATCTGGTCAAACGCGGCGAATATCTGGCGATTGCCGGAGATTGCTCCGCCTGCCATCGCAACCCAGAAAGTGGTAAGCCTTTTTCCGGCGGCTATGCCATTCAGTCGCCGATGGGGATGATTTACGGCTCGAACATCACGCCGTCGAAAAGTGCCGGGATCGGTCGCTATAGTCTGGCGGATTTCACCGCAGTGATGCGCGAAGGGAAAGCGCCGGGTAATCATTACCTCTATCCGGCGATGCCTTACACCGCGTTTGCCGGCCTGTCTGATGATGATATCCACGCGCTTTACTCATACCTGATGTTAGGTGTGCCAGCGGATGATCATCCGGCACCGGAAACCCATCTGCCGTTCCCGTTCTCATTCCGTCCGGTGATGGCAATGTGGAACCTGATGTTCCTCGATAAAAGCGCGGTGCCGGGCAGTGATGCGGCGGCGGGCAGTGCTGAGCGCGGCGAGTATCTGGTGCGGACTCTGGCGCACTGTTCCACCTGTCACACGCCGCGCAACGGCATGATGGCGGAGCAGGGTGACCGGTTCCTGTCTGGCGGGAAAGTGGGTAGCTGGAGTGCGCCCAATATCACGCCAGATGCGCAGGCCGGGATTGGTGACTGGAGCGTAACGGAGATCGAAACCTACCTGCGTACCGGCGCGCTGCATGGCAAAGCGATTGCCGCAGGCGAGATGGGGACGGCGGTACAGAATTCATTCTCGAAAATGGATGACAGCGACCTCCAGGCGATTGCGCGCTACCTGAAGCAAGTGCCCGCGATTGGTGGAGGCGATCGCAAAGCGCCCAGCGTTGCACCCGCCAGCACGCCGCTGTCGGCCATCGAAACCGGGATGAAAGATGATATCAACGATTACGTCTCGGCGGAGGTCATGAGTGGTGCGCAGCTGTACAACGGTGCCTGCGCCACCTGCCATGCCAGTGATGGACGCGGTACGCACGATGCTCAGCGCTTCTATCCGTCGCTGGTGGGATCTTCTGCGGTGCTGTCCAATGATCCGGCCAACCTGATCATGACCATCGCCGAAGGGGTGGATCGTAATACCTCATCAGGCCATGCCTTTATGCCGGAGTTCCGCACCCAGTTCAGCCAGGCGCAACTGGCTAAAGTGGCAAATTATGTCTCCACCAGCTTCGGCAACCCGCAACACACCATCACCACCGATGATGTGCAACAAACGTTGCAGGGGGAAAGCGGCAGTTGGCTGATTCGTTAT
- a CDS encoding sugar dehydrogenase complex small subunit, which yields MERRHFLKLMMATPVIVALPMQPLLAAPADSGAAQLLRASELLTGRRGLDIGITERLWTLLCQQDSTFPAQLASLMTRLNALHSEDREQIVAQLSDDEVKTALTIISPWYLGYTGHPSTTKAVDDAHFVTFLSALMYEPTKDHTIRPTYARAGGDYWAEVPPGVDAPTMPAEIRAWGDRSPLAASTIKEPEAPWLLMIQGKAKTLVEAEALLAQHNNT from the coding sequence ATGGAAAGAAGACACTTTTTAAAACTGATGATGGCGACGCCAGTGATCGTCGCCCTACCAATGCAGCCACTGCTGGCGGCTCCGGCAGACAGCGGTGCCGCACAGTTGCTGCGTGCCAGTGAGCTGCTGACCGGGCGTCGTGGCCTGGATATCGGCATCACTGAGCGTCTGTGGACGCTGTTGTGCCAACAGGACAGCACCTTTCCGGCACAGCTCGCCAGCCTGATGACGCGGCTGAATGCGCTGCACAGCGAAGATCGGGAACAGATTGTCGCCCAACTGAGCGATGACGAAGTGAAAACGGCGCTGACCATTATTTCGCCGTGGTATCTCGGCTACACCGGTCATCCCTCGACCACCAAAGCGGTAGATGATGCGCACTTTGTGACCTTCCTGTCGGCGCTGATGTATGAGCCGACGAAAGATCACACCATCCGTCCCACTTACGCACGCGCCGGGGGCGATTACTGGGCTGAGGTCCCGCCGGGCGTTGACGCGCCGACCATGCCTGCGGAGATCCGCGCCTGGGGCGATCGCTCGCCGCTGGCGGCCAGCACGATCAAGGAACCGGAAGCCCCGTGGCTGCTGATGATCCAGGGCAAAGCCAAAACCCTCGTGGAAGCCGAGGCGTTACTGGCGCAGCACAACAACACATAA